Proteins encoded in a region of the Carassius gibelio isolate Cgi1373 ecotype wild population from Czech Republic chromosome B5, carGib1.2-hapl.c, whole genome shotgun sequence genome:
- the LOC127957624 gene encoding uncharacterized protein LOC127957624, whose product MFQASSPAVHGGHLSTWLKAVTTPFLPKDASNLQHPEQLDTELEELMARDPNQSDYYRELARIFGSLVHILVAQARLSERSNIAEEAWKYQAPIQSHLDQLLLETQNQREKEDDTDPELQKGVERLHNALQDLRLDTDQKEQLEREARKELNKKLQQGDALLKRAETELKERDYKTWACKTHLQAARAKFNKLTLQRDELQDELDTVHTELRQSHRLQSGWIGETHTTKFLPGRHSNPFSQEPRAGKGGVSSLLRKSPANLQEHLSTTEGRESFQRTHVTKPCTAHRELHKLARSISTFNPDPAGGHDVHASLQAIDFHLETVTNVTDVNTLYLLKITSSRDVHCFLDRQPETI is encoded by the coding sequence atgttccaggcatccagtccagcagtccacgggggccacctctcgacatggttgaaagcagtgacgacccccttcctgcccaaggacgccagtaacctgcagcacccagagcaactagacaccgagctagaggaactgatggcacgcgatccaaaccaaagtgactactacagagaactcgccaggatctttggaagcctagttcacattctcgtcgcccaagcacggctcagtgaacggagcaacatcgcggaggaggcctggaagtaCCAGGCCCCAatccagagtcatcttgatcagcttctcctcgagacccagaaccagcgcgagaaagaggacgacacagatccagagctacagaaaggagttgaaagacttcacaatgccctgcaagatcttcgcctcgacacagatcaaaaagaacagctggagagagaagccagaaaagaactcaacaaaaaactccagcaaggcgacgctctcctaaaaagagcagagactgaactgaaagaaagagactataaaacctgggcctgcaaaacacacttgcaagcggcccgagctaaattcaacaagcttactctgcagagagatgagctccaagatgaacttgacactgttcacaccgaactgagacaatctcacagattacagagtggctggatcggagaaacgcacaccacaaaatttctcccgggccgccactccaaccctttcagccaagaacccagagctggaaaagggggtgtaagctcacttctaaggaaatcaccagccaacttacaagaacacctgtcaacaacggaggggagagaatccttccagagaacgcatgtcactaaaccctgcactgctcacagagaacttcacaagctagccagaagcatctctacattcaatccagatcctgcaggaggacatgacgttcatgcttctttacaagccattgactttcatttggaaactgtcaccaacgtgacagatgtgaacacattgtacctgttaaaaatcacgtccagccgtgatgtgcattgctttctggatcgtcaaccagagact